From a region of the Hippopotamus amphibius kiboko isolate mHipAmp2 chromosome 3, mHipAmp2.hap2, whole genome shotgun sequence genome:
- the GPR25 gene encoding probable G-protein coupled receptor 25 produces the protein MPPIEPWSPGAGTAPWDYSGSGAPGEPALEPELCAARELPYGHAYVPALYLAAFALGLPGNALVLWLLAGRRGPRRPVDTFVRHLAAADLGFVLTLPLWAAAAARGGRWPFGEGLCKLSSFALAGTRCAGALLLAGLSLDRCRAVGRPLAARARRAPCRASAACAGVWAAALAAGLPALAFRRLRPLPGARGSQCAEAPSAAAQGLGLLLLLLTLALPLAATVVCYCQVWRRLRGPPRLGRARSRSLRIIVAVEGAFVGSWLPFCALRAVFHLASLRALPLACRLLQALRWGLSAATCLAFVGSCANPLIYLLLDRSFRAQLRRRGACGREDRAARGGSSASSLSGDDGSPFRRSARGGTRAPATPAFPAVAP, from the coding sequence ATGCCGCCCATCGAGCCCTGGAGCCCCGGCGCGGGGACGGCGCCCTGGGACTACTCGGGGTCGGGCGCCCCGGGGGAGCCGGCGCTGGAGCCGGAGCTGTGCGCGGCGCGCGAGCTGCCCTACGGCCACGCCTACGTGCCCGCGCTCTACCTGGCGGCCTTCGCCTTGGGCCTGCCGGGCAACGCCCTCGTGCTCTGGCTGCTGGCCGGGCGGCGCGGCCCGCGGCGGCCGGTGGACACCTTCGTGCGGCACCTGGCGGCCGCCGACCTGGGCTTCGTGCTCACGCTGCCGCTGtgggccgcggcggcggcgcgcggcggCCGCTGGCCCTTCGGCGAGGGCCTGTGCAAGCTCAGCAGCTTCGCGCTGGCCGGCACGCGCTGCGCGGGCGCGCTGCTGCTGGCCGGCCTCAGCCTGGACCGCTGCCGGGCCGTGGGCCGGCCCCTGGCCGCGCGCGCCCGCCGCGCCCCGTGCCGCGCCTCGGCCGCCTGCGCGGGCGTGTGGGCCGCGGCGCTGGCGGCCGGCCTGCCGGCGCTGGCCTTCCGGCGCCTGCGGCCGCTGCCCGGGGCGCGCGGCAGCCAGTGCGCGGAGGCGCCGTCCGCCGCCGCCCAGGGCCTgggcctcctgctgctgctgctcacgCTGGCGCTGCCGCTGGCCGCCACCGTCGTCTGCTACTGCCAAGTGTGGCGCCGCCTGCGCGGGCCGCCGCGCCTGGGCCGCGCCCGCAGCCGCTCGCTGCGCATCATCGTGGCCGTCGAGGGCGCCTTCGTGGGCTCCTGGCTGCCCTTCTGCGCGCTGCGCGCCGTCTTCCACCTGGCGAGCCTGCGCGCGCTGCCGCTGGCCTGCCGCCTGCTGCAGGCGCTGCGCTGGGGCCTCTCGGCCGCCACCTGCCTGGCCTTCGTCGGCAGCTGCGCCAACCCGCTCATCTACCTGCTGCTCGACCGCTCGTTCCGCGCGCAGCTGCGGCGGCGGGGGGCCTGCGGGCGCGAGGACCGCGCGGCGCGCGGCGGCAGCTCGGCGTCCTCGCTCTCCGGGGACGACGGCTCCCCGTTCCGGAGGTCGGCCCGCGGCGGGACCCGCGCCCCCGCGACGCCCGCCTTCCCGGCCGTCGCGCCGTAG